From Acidihalobacter aeolianus, a single genomic window includes:
- a CDS encoding helicase HerA-like domain-containing protein, with the protein MDSGAAVLLGGASGSQVVQPARMSNRHGLIAGATGTGKTVSLQILAEGFSRLGVPVFAADIKGDLSGLAAAASLHPKIEERVASIPVPDYRAEPSPVVFWDLFGESGHPIRTTISEMDPLLLANLLELNETQEGVLYAAFRIADEQGLLLLDLKDLRALLVWLGEHRAELSRQYGLLSPSSIATIQRRLLVLEEQGGDRFFGEPALTLTDLMQCDFSGRGVISLLDATRLYSQAPRLYGAFLLWLLAELFVELPEAGDAPLPRLVFFFDEAHLLFENAAPSLREKIEQVVRLIRSKGVGVYFVTQSPTDVPDDVLGQLGLKLQHALRAFTPKDRKSIRAATENLPSNPSLNVASVLTDLGTGEALVSSLDAKGRPQPVERVLIVPPRSRIGPLTAKERRAPHACAVRKPPSVGGRSADQECRAQHWQPARPPAHARRARGVARSGLGAGPVDRRSGGRCAPHDHHHRHGQHAEQDRDRGDAEQGSENRLGGDMAIEQKQAHEQYRRADLMGVELDAGQAAVRFVQPQLVAERIEERNHETEQHDVRMGDELAVIVRGGHVDAQCQAEDAVDQCGEQVFSVHVPSPLLLLMSGVASCRTSLSASLNP; encoded by the coding sequence ATGGATTCTGGGGCAGCGGTGCTGCTGGGCGGCGCATCGGGCAGTCAGGTAGTGCAACCGGCGCGGATGAGCAATCGCCACGGGCTGATCGCGGGCGCGACCGGCACCGGCAAGACGGTCAGCCTGCAGATTCTGGCCGAGGGCTTCTCGCGCCTCGGCGTGCCGGTCTTCGCGGCGGACATCAAGGGCGACCTCTCGGGTCTGGCCGCGGCGGCCTCGCTACACCCGAAGATCGAGGAGCGGGTGGCGTCGATTCCCGTTCCCGACTATCGCGCCGAGCCGTCGCCGGTGGTGTTCTGGGACCTGTTCGGCGAGAGCGGGCATCCGATCCGCACCACGATCTCGGAAATGGACCCGCTGCTGCTGGCCAACCTGCTCGAACTCAACGAGACGCAGGAGGGCGTGCTCTACGCGGCCTTCCGCATCGCGGACGAACAGGGTCTGCTGCTGCTCGACCTCAAGGACTTGCGCGCACTGCTCGTCTGGCTGGGCGAGCATCGCGCCGAGCTTTCGCGCCAGTACGGCCTGCTGTCGCCGTCGAGCATCGCGACCATTCAGCGCCGCCTGCTGGTGCTGGAAGAGCAGGGCGGCGATCGCTTCTTCGGCGAGCCGGCGCTGACTCTGACCGACCTGATGCAGTGCGACTTTTCCGGGCGCGGCGTGATCAGTCTGCTCGACGCGACCCGGCTCTACAGCCAGGCGCCACGGTTGTATGGGGCCTTTCTGCTGTGGCTGCTCGCCGAGCTGTTCGTGGAACTGCCCGAGGCCGGGGATGCGCCGCTGCCCAGGCTGGTGTTCTTCTTCGACGAGGCGCACCTGCTGTTCGAGAATGCGGCACCGTCGCTGCGCGAGAAGATCGAGCAGGTGGTGCGCCTGATCCGTTCCAAGGGCGTGGGCGTGTACTTCGTGACGCAGAGCCCGACCGACGTGCCCGACGACGTGCTCGGCCAGCTCGGTCTCAAGCTGCAGCACGCCCTGCGCGCCTTCACGCCCAAGGACCGCAAGTCGATCCGCGCTGCGACGGAGAATTTACCGTCCAACCCGTCGCTGAACGTGGCCTCGGTACTGACCGACCTCGGCACCGGCGAGGCACTGGTGTCCTCGCTGGATGCCAAGGGTCGGCCGCAACCCGTCGAGCGCGTGCTGATCGTGCCGCCGCGCTCGCGCATCGGACCGCTCACGGCGAAGGAACGGCGCGCCCCGCACGCGTGCGCCGTCCGGAAGCCGCCGTCAGTCGGTGGGCGAAGCGCTGATCAAGAGTGCCGCGCGCAGCATTGGCAGCCAGCTCGGCCGCCAGCTCATGCGCGGCGTGCTCGGGGCGTTGCTCGGTCGGGGTTAGGTGCGGGTCCCGTCGACAGGCGGTCAGGTGGCCGGTGCGCGCCGCATGACCACCATCACCGCCATGGCCAGCATGCCGAGCAGGACCGTGATCGAGGCGATGCCGAGCAAGGGTCCGAGAATCGACTCGGGGGCGATATGGCCATAGAGCAGAAACAGGCACACGAGCAATACCGGCGTGCCGACCTGATGGGCGTAGAACTGGATGCTGGCCAGGCGGCAGTTCGCTTCGTGCAACCACAGCTTGTGGCAGAGCGCATAGAAGAACGAAACCACGAAACCGAGCAGCATGATGTGCGCATGGGTGACGAGCTGGCCGTGATCGTGCGAGGCGGCCATGTGGATGCCCAGTGCCAGGCCGAGGATGCCGTAGATCAGTGCGGTGAACAGGTATTTTCTGTCCATGTGCCGAGTCCCCTTTTGTTATTGATGTCGGGAGTCGCGAGCTGCCGCACATCGCTCTCCGCAAGTCTTAACCCCTAG
- a CDS encoding TSUP family transporter: MGIEPSLHPDLLLLLFGAAGLAGFVDTLAGGGGLITLPVLLLAQVPPVHALATNKLQGSFGTLTASLNMLHRDLVNWCEIRGLFFWALLGAALGTVAVQFLHPEVLDVLVPLVLLAIGLYFLLAPQAGAVERRPRLGEAVYSKGVVPLIGAYDGFFGPGTGSFFALAGVALRGQPLVAATARAKLLNFASNAASLAVFALGGKVLWLAGGVMVLGQVLGAWAGSHMVVRGGARLIRPLIVFMCFAMIVRYVWQKGLIAAWF; encoded by the coding sequence GTGGGCATCGAGCCCTCCCTGCATCCCGATCTGTTGCTTCTGCTGTTCGGCGCCGCCGGGCTGGCCGGTTTCGTCGATACGTTGGCCGGCGGCGGGGGGCTGATCACGCTGCCGGTGCTGCTGCTGGCGCAGGTGCCGCCGGTGCACGCACTCGCCACCAACAAGCTGCAGGGCAGTTTCGGTACCCTGACCGCGTCGCTGAACATGCTGCATCGCGATCTGGTGAACTGGTGCGAAATCCGCGGGCTGTTCTTCTGGGCGCTGTTGGGTGCAGCCCTGGGTACCGTGGCCGTTCAGTTCCTGCACCCCGAGGTGCTAGACGTGCTCGTGCCTCTGGTGTTGCTCGCGATCGGGCTGTACTTCCTGCTCGCCCCGCAGGCAGGGGCGGTCGAGCGCCGACCGCGCCTGGGCGAGGCGGTTTACAGCAAGGGCGTGGTGCCGCTGATCGGCGCCTACGACGGCTTCTTCGGCCCGGGTACGGGCTCGTTCTTCGCGCTCGCCGGCGTGGCCCTGCGCGGCCAGCCGCTGGTGGCGGCGACCGCGCGCGCCAAGCTGCTCAATTTCGCCAGCAACGCGGCCTCGCTCGCCGTGTTCGCCCTGGGCGGGAAGGTGCTGTGGCTGGCGGGTGGCGTCATGGTGCTCGGGCAGGTGCTCGGCGCCTGGGCCGGCTCGCACATGGTGGTGCGCGGCGGCGCGCGCCTGATCCGTCCGCTGATCGTGTTCATGTGCTTTGCGATGATCGTCCGCTACGTCTGGCAGAAGGGCCTGATCGCGGCCTGGTTCTAA